A genomic region of Lasioglossum baleicum chromosome 16, iyLasBale1, whole genome shotgun sequence contains the following coding sequences:
- the Kra gene encoding basic leucine zipper and W2 domain-containing protein kra, which produces MSQKIEKPILSGQRIKTRKRDEKEKYDPNGFRDAIILGLEKAGNDLDAISKYLDAAGSKLDYRRYGEDLFDILIAGGLLVPGGFIIQDGDKPVKTTACVFDQPEDMESMRNFEQVFVKLMRRYKYLEKMFEDEMKKVLVFMKGFSTTERIKLARMTALWISNGSVPPSVLSVLINEHLVKDNLALDFLLEVFVTWRDEKGLSSLMTALKRGNIERRLMEFVPPNKRTEEYFRSVFEAVGLADIVKLHKAQASQEAKRDLQQLLLDDLADNRPMKDIIIDLKEMAQRNGIPEHEVIGLIWGVVMGQAEWNKKEELVADQALKHLKVYTSLFDAFTVTARSELALILKIQEFCYENMNFMKVFQKIVLLFYKTDVISEEVILKWYKEGHSVKGKLLFLHQMKKFVEWLQIAEEESESGEEEDGEEEEEKQQKIT; this is translated from the exons ATGAgtcaaaaaatagaaaaaccaaTATTGTCAGGTCAACGCATAAAGACCAGAAAAAGAG ATGAAAAAGAAAAGTATGATCCAAACGGATTTCGAGATGCTATTATACTGGGTTTGGAAAAAGCTGGTAACGACCTAGATGCGATTTCGAAGTACTTGGATGCAGCTGGTTCAAAATTAGATTACCGCCGGTACGGAGAAGACCTATTTGACATTTTAATAGCTGGGGGTCTTTTGGTTCCCGGCGGTTTTATTATTCAAGATGGTGACAAACCTGTCAAAACTACTGCTTGCGTCTTCGATCAACCAGAAGATATGGAATCAATGCGGAACTTTGAACAA GTATTCGTCAAACTTATGCGACGCTATAAATAtttggaaaaaatgtttgaagatGAAATGAAAAAAGTATTGGTCTTTATGAAGGGATTTTCTACTACAGAAAGAATAAAATTAGCCAGAATGACAGCTTTGTGGATTTCTAATGGTTCTGTACCACCGTCGGTTCTATCAGTTTTAATCAATGAACATCTTGTGAAGGATAATTTAGCACTAGACTTTTTACTAGAAGTCTTTGTTACTTGGAGGGATGAGAAGGGCTTATCTAGTTTAATGACTGCTTTGAAACGAGGCAACATTGAAAGAAG GTTAATGGAATTTGTACCACCCAATAAACGAACAGAGGAGTATTTTCGATCTGTATTCGAAGCAGTTGGTCTCGCAGATATTGTAAAATTACATAAAGCTCAAGCAAGTCAGGAAGCAAAACGAGATTTACAACAACTTCTATTGGACGATCTAGCCGATAATCGCCCAATGAAAGATATCATAATTGATCTCAAAGAAATGGCACAAAGAAATGGCATTCCTGAACATGAAGTGATTGGTCTG ATTTGGGGTGTTGTAATGGGTCAAGCCGAATGGAACAAAAAGGAAGAACTGGTAGCTGATCAAGCACTGAAACATTTAAAAGTATACACTTCACTGTTTGATGCTTTCACAGTCACTGCCAGATCTGAGCTAGCACTTATTCTCAAAAttcaggaattctgttatgaaaATATGAACTTCATGAAAGTCttccaaaaaattgttttactattttataaaa CTGATGTAATATCGGAAGAAGTGATTTTAAAGTGGTACAAGGAAGGCCATTCTGTCAAAGGAAAACTGCTTTTCCTACAccaaatgaaaaaattcgtaGAGTGGTTACAGATAGCCGAAGAAGAATCTGAATCAGGAGAAGAGGAagatggagaagaagaagaagaaaagcaaCAAAA GATAACATAA
- the Serrs-m gene encoding seryl-tRNA synthetase, mitochondrial isoform X1 — MAFISLVRVHLPKDSQHQTKMWSKQGFHRFIRNHRFYAGALSQKRSIQNHTCLMQQIPEPEYDINFLCDPANRDNIFNNIMARKGIGDIDKVHELSQKPESKESFLSELGKIPNQTDPLVLSYGSEPKVLKVCGHKPEFDFDPKEFTELATPLRLLKSKFLSPLIGQKGYIFVGDLAELEEALVHYTVKQLLKSGFKLVSVPDIIPTNIIERCGLISDNGRTLVYNLSPSYGDNYSLSGTAEMSLAYKAMNTTFSTEELPLKLAAVSRCFRAETSHLLEEKGIYRVHQFTKVEMFVCSTQEKSMDLFQELQNLQENLFSSLNLHFQIIDMPPHDLGAPAYRKVDMEGWMAGRKLYGELSSCSNCTDYQSRRLNIKYRTQNGECLHVHTLNGTACAIPRMLIALCETYQTKHSRITIPEVLLPYMKEKTLIRKQPIPDTKTYKYKHKV, encoded by the exons ATGGCCTTCATATCTCTTGTACGCGTCCACCTACCAAAAGATTCACAACACCAAA CTAAAATGTGGTCCAAACAAGGATTTCATCGTTTTATTAGGAATCATCGATTTTATGCAGGTGCCTtg TCTCAAAAACGATCTATACAAAACCATACATGCTTAATGCAACAAATCCCAGAGCCTGAATACGACATAAACTTTTTATGCGATCCAGCTAATCgagacaatatttttaataatataatggcaAGAAAAGGCATTGGAGATATTGACAAGGTCCACGAGTTATCACAAAAACCAGAATCAAAAGAATCTTTTCTAAGCGAACTAGGTAAAATACCAAATCAGACAGACCCGCTTGTACTATCTTACGGTAGTGAACCGAAGGTGCTGAAAGTATGCGGACACAAACCAGAATTTGATTTTGATCCGAAAGAATTTACAGAGCTGGCTACACCGTTGAGATTGTTGAAAAGCAAATTTTTATCTCCTTTGATAGGACAAAAGGGATACATATTTGTGGGAGATTTAGCAGAATTGGAAGAAGCATTGGTACACTACACAGTTAAACAATTATTGAAGAGTGGCTTTAAACTTGTTTCTGTACCTGACATTATTCCTACTAATATTATAGAAAGATGTGGATTAATATCAGATAACGGACGAACTCTTGTATATAACTTAAGTCCATCCTATGGAGATAATTATAGTTTGTCTGGAACAGCTGAAATGTCGTTAGCTTATAAAGCTATGAATACTACATTTTCTACTGAAGAATTACCTTTAAAATTAGCTGCTGTAAGCAGATGTTTTCGTGCAGAAACTTCTCATCTGTTAGAAGAAAAAGGAATATACAG GGTTCATCAATTTACAAAAGTTGAAATGTTCGTTTGCTCCACGCAAGAGAAGTCTATGGACTTGTTCCAGGAACTTCAAAACCTTCAAGAAAacttattttcttctttaaatttacattttcaaataattgaTATGCCGCCACATGATTTAGGGGCTCCTGCATACAG GAAAGTTGATATGGAAGGTTGGATGGCTGGAAGAAAATTATATGGAGAATTATCTAGTTGCAGCAATTGTACAGATTATCAATCACGACgacttaatataaaatatagaacACAAAATGGAGAATGTTTACATGTGCATACCCTAAATGGAactgcttgtgcaataccgcgTATGTTAATTGCACTTTGTGAAACATATCAAACAAAACATTCTCGTATTACGATTCCTGAAGTTTTACTACCTTACATGAAAGAGAAAACGTTAATTAGAAAACAACCCATTCCAGATACGAAAACGTACAAATATAAACATAAAGTTTAA
- the Serrs-m gene encoding seryl-tRNA synthetase, mitochondrial isoform X3 has translation MTKIEVVISAKMWSKQGFHRFIRNHRFYAGALSQKRSIQNHTCLMQQIPEPEYDINFLCDPANRDNIFNNIMARKGIGDIDKVHELSQKPESKESFLSELGKIPNQTDPLVLSYGSEPKVLKVCGHKPEFDFDPKEFTELATPLRLLKSKFLSPLIGQKGYIFVGDLAELEEALVHYTVKQLLKSGFKLVSVPDIIPTNIIERCGLISDNGRTLVYNLSPSYGDNYSLSGTAEMSLAYKAMNTTFSTEELPLKLAAVSRCFRAETSHLLEEKGIYRVHQFTKVEMFVCSTQEKSMDLFQELQNLQENLFSSLNLHFQIIDMPPHDLGAPAYRKVDMEGWMAGRKLYGELSSCSNCTDYQSRRLNIKYRTQNGECLHVHTLNGTACAIPRMLIALCETYQTKHSRITIPEVLLPYMKEKTLIRKQPIPDTKTYKYKHKV, from the exons atgacgaaaatcgaggtggtaatatctg CTAAAATGTGGTCCAAACAAGGATTTCATCGTTTTATTAGGAATCATCGATTTTATGCAGGTGCCTtg TCTCAAAAACGATCTATACAAAACCATACATGCTTAATGCAACAAATCCCAGAGCCTGAATACGACATAAACTTTTTATGCGATCCAGCTAATCgagacaatatttttaataatataatggcaAGAAAAGGCATTGGAGATATTGACAAGGTCCACGAGTTATCACAAAAACCAGAATCAAAAGAATCTTTTCTAAGCGAACTAGGTAAAATACCAAATCAGACAGACCCGCTTGTACTATCTTACGGTAGTGAACCGAAGGTGCTGAAAGTATGCGGACACAAACCAGAATTTGATTTTGATCCGAAAGAATTTACAGAGCTGGCTACACCGTTGAGATTGTTGAAAAGCAAATTTTTATCTCCTTTGATAGGACAAAAGGGATACATATTTGTGGGAGATTTAGCAGAATTGGAAGAAGCATTGGTACACTACACAGTTAAACAATTATTGAAGAGTGGCTTTAAACTTGTTTCTGTACCTGACATTATTCCTACTAATATTATAGAAAGATGTGGATTAATATCAGATAACGGACGAACTCTTGTATATAACTTAAGTCCATCCTATGGAGATAATTATAGTTTGTCTGGAACAGCTGAAATGTCGTTAGCTTATAAAGCTATGAATACTACATTTTCTACTGAAGAATTACCTTTAAAATTAGCTGCTGTAAGCAGATGTTTTCGTGCAGAAACTTCTCATCTGTTAGAAGAAAAAGGAATATACAG GGTTCATCAATTTACAAAAGTTGAAATGTTCGTTTGCTCCACGCAAGAGAAGTCTATGGACTTGTTCCAGGAACTTCAAAACCTTCAAGAAAacttattttcttctttaaatttacattttcaaataattgaTATGCCGCCACATGATTTAGGGGCTCCTGCATACAG GAAAGTTGATATGGAAGGTTGGATGGCTGGAAGAAAATTATATGGAGAATTATCTAGTTGCAGCAATTGTACAGATTATCAATCACGACgacttaatataaaatatagaacACAAAATGGAGAATGTTTACATGTGCATACCCTAAATGGAactgcttgtgcaataccgcgTATGTTAATTGCACTTTGTGAAACATATCAAACAAAACATTCTCGTATTACGATTCCTGAAGTTTTACTACCTTACATGAAAGAGAAAACGTTAATTAGAAAACAACCCATTCCAGATACGAAAACGTACAAATATAAACATAAAGTTTAA
- the Serrs-m gene encoding seryl-tRNA synthetase, mitochondrial isoform X2 — protein MIKLFVSYIVQILDAKMWSKQGFHRFIRNHRFYAGALSQKRSIQNHTCLMQQIPEPEYDINFLCDPANRDNIFNNIMARKGIGDIDKVHELSQKPESKESFLSELGKIPNQTDPLVLSYGSEPKVLKVCGHKPEFDFDPKEFTELATPLRLLKSKFLSPLIGQKGYIFVGDLAELEEALVHYTVKQLLKSGFKLVSVPDIIPTNIIERCGLISDNGRTLVYNLSPSYGDNYSLSGTAEMSLAYKAMNTTFSTEELPLKLAAVSRCFRAETSHLLEEKGIYRVHQFTKVEMFVCSTQEKSMDLFQELQNLQENLFSSLNLHFQIIDMPPHDLGAPAYRKVDMEGWMAGRKLYGELSSCSNCTDYQSRRLNIKYRTQNGECLHVHTLNGTACAIPRMLIALCETYQTKHSRITIPEVLLPYMKEKTLIRKQPIPDTKTYKYKHKV, from the exons ATGATTAAACTATTTGTTTCTTATATCGTACAAATACTTGATG CTAAAATGTGGTCCAAACAAGGATTTCATCGTTTTATTAGGAATCATCGATTTTATGCAGGTGCCTtg TCTCAAAAACGATCTATACAAAACCATACATGCTTAATGCAACAAATCCCAGAGCCTGAATACGACATAAACTTTTTATGCGATCCAGCTAATCgagacaatatttttaataatataatggcaAGAAAAGGCATTGGAGATATTGACAAGGTCCACGAGTTATCACAAAAACCAGAATCAAAAGAATCTTTTCTAAGCGAACTAGGTAAAATACCAAATCAGACAGACCCGCTTGTACTATCTTACGGTAGTGAACCGAAGGTGCTGAAAGTATGCGGACACAAACCAGAATTTGATTTTGATCCGAAAGAATTTACAGAGCTGGCTACACCGTTGAGATTGTTGAAAAGCAAATTTTTATCTCCTTTGATAGGACAAAAGGGATACATATTTGTGGGAGATTTAGCAGAATTGGAAGAAGCATTGGTACACTACACAGTTAAACAATTATTGAAGAGTGGCTTTAAACTTGTTTCTGTACCTGACATTATTCCTACTAATATTATAGAAAGATGTGGATTAATATCAGATAACGGACGAACTCTTGTATATAACTTAAGTCCATCCTATGGAGATAATTATAGTTTGTCTGGAACAGCTGAAATGTCGTTAGCTTATAAAGCTATGAATACTACATTTTCTACTGAAGAATTACCTTTAAAATTAGCTGCTGTAAGCAGATGTTTTCGTGCAGAAACTTCTCATCTGTTAGAAGAAAAAGGAATATACAG GGTTCATCAATTTACAAAAGTTGAAATGTTCGTTTGCTCCACGCAAGAGAAGTCTATGGACTTGTTCCAGGAACTTCAAAACCTTCAAGAAAacttattttcttctttaaatttacattttcaaataattgaTATGCCGCCACATGATTTAGGGGCTCCTGCATACAG GAAAGTTGATATGGAAGGTTGGATGGCTGGAAGAAAATTATATGGAGAATTATCTAGTTGCAGCAATTGTACAGATTATCAATCACGACgacttaatataaaatatagaacACAAAATGGAGAATGTTTACATGTGCATACCCTAAATGGAactgcttgtgcaataccgcgTATGTTAATTGCACTTTGTGAAACATATCAAACAAAACATTCTCGTATTACGATTCCTGAAGTTTTACTACCTTACATGAAAGAGAAAACGTTAATTAGAAAACAACCCATTCCAGATACGAAAACGTACAAATATAAACATAAAGTTTAA
- the Serrs-m gene encoding seryl-tRNA synthetase, mitochondrial isoform X4 — translation MIVHNNTKMWSKQGFHRFIRNHRFYAGALSQKRSIQNHTCLMQQIPEPEYDINFLCDPANRDNIFNNIMARKGIGDIDKVHELSQKPESKESFLSELGKIPNQTDPLVLSYGSEPKVLKVCGHKPEFDFDPKEFTELATPLRLLKSKFLSPLIGQKGYIFVGDLAELEEALVHYTVKQLLKSGFKLVSVPDIIPTNIIERCGLISDNGRTLVYNLSPSYGDNYSLSGTAEMSLAYKAMNTTFSTEELPLKLAAVSRCFRAETSHLLEEKGIYRVHQFTKVEMFVCSTQEKSMDLFQELQNLQENLFSSLNLHFQIIDMPPHDLGAPAYRKVDMEGWMAGRKLYGELSSCSNCTDYQSRRLNIKYRTQNGECLHVHTLNGTACAIPRMLIALCETYQTKHSRITIPEVLLPYMKEKTLIRKQPIPDTKTYKYKHKV, via the exons ATGATAGTacataataaca CTAAAATGTGGTCCAAACAAGGATTTCATCGTTTTATTAGGAATCATCGATTTTATGCAGGTGCCTtg TCTCAAAAACGATCTATACAAAACCATACATGCTTAATGCAACAAATCCCAGAGCCTGAATACGACATAAACTTTTTATGCGATCCAGCTAATCgagacaatatttttaataatataatggcaAGAAAAGGCATTGGAGATATTGACAAGGTCCACGAGTTATCACAAAAACCAGAATCAAAAGAATCTTTTCTAAGCGAACTAGGTAAAATACCAAATCAGACAGACCCGCTTGTACTATCTTACGGTAGTGAACCGAAGGTGCTGAAAGTATGCGGACACAAACCAGAATTTGATTTTGATCCGAAAGAATTTACAGAGCTGGCTACACCGTTGAGATTGTTGAAAAGCAAATTTTTATCTCCTTTGATAGGACAAAAGGGATACATATTTGTGGGAGATTTAGCAGAATTGGAAGAAGCATTGGTACACTACACAGTTAAACAATTATTGAAGAGTGGCTTTAAACTTGTTTCTGTACCTGACATTATTCCTACTAATATTATAGAAAGATGTGGATTAATATCAGATAACGGACGAACTCTTGTATATAACTTAAGTCCATCCTATGGAGATAATTATAGTTTGTCTGGAACAGCTGAAATGTCGTTAGCTTATAAAGCTATGAATACTACATTTTCTACTGAAGAATTACCTTTAAAATTAGCTGCTGTAAGCAGATGTTTTCGTGCAGAAACTTCTCATCTGTTAGAAGAAAAAGGAATATACAG GGTTCATCAATTTACAAAAGTTGAAATGTTCGTTTGCTCCACGCAAGAGAAGTCTATGGACTTGTTCCAGGAACTTCAAAACCTTCAAGAAAacttattttcttctttaaatttacattttcaaataattgaTATGCCGCCACATGATTTAGGGGCTCCTGCATACAG GAAAGTTGATATGGAAGGTTGGATGGCTGGAAGAAAATTATATGGAGAATTATCTAGTTGCAGCAATTGTACAGATTATCAATCACGACgacttaatataaaatatagaacACAAAATGGAGAATGTTTACATGTGCATACCCTAAATGGAactgcttgtgcaataccgcgTATGTTAATTGCACTTTGTGAAACATATCAAACAAAACATTCTCGTATTACGATTCCTGAAGTTTTACTACCTTACATGAAAGAGAAAACGTTAATTAGAAAACAACCCATTCCAGATACGAAAACGTACAAATATAAACATAAAGTTTAA
- the Serrs-m gene encoding seryl-tRNA synthetase, mitochondrial isoform X5 → MWSKQGFHRFIRNHRFYAGALSQKRSIQNHTCLMQQIPEPEYDINFLCDPANRDNIFNNIMARKGIGDIDKVHELSQKPESKESFLSELGKIPNQTDPLVLSYGSEPKVLKVCGHKPEFDFDPKEFTELATPLRLLKSKFLSPLIGQKGYIFVGDLAELEEALVHYTVKQLLKSGFKLVSVPDIIPTNIIERCGLISDNGRTLVYNLSPSYGDNYSLSGTAEMSLAYKAMNTTFSTEELPLKLAAVSRCFRAETSHLLEEKGIYRVHQFTKVEMFVCSTQEKSMDLFQELQNLQENLFSSLNLHFQIIDMPPHDLGAPAYRKVDMEGWMAGRKLYGELSSCSNCTDYQSRRLNIKYRTQNGECLHVHTLNGTACAIPRMLIALCETYQTKHSRITIPEVLLPYMKEKTLIRKQPIPDTKTYKYKHKV, encoded by the exons ATGTGGTCCAAACAAGGATTTCATCGTTTTATTAGGAATCATCGATTTTATGCAGGTGCCTtg TCTCAAAAACGATCTATACAAAACCATACATGCTTAATGCAACAAATCCCAGAGCCTGAATACGACATAAACTTTTTATGCGATCCAGCTAATCgagacaatatttttaataatataatggcaAGAAAAGGCATTGGAGATATTGACAAGGTCCACGAGTTATCACAAAAACCAGAATCAAAAGAATCTTTTCTAAGCGAACTAGGTAAAATACCAAATCAGACAGACCCGCTTGTACTATCTTACGGTAGTGAACCGAAGGTGCTGAAAGTATGCGGACACAAACCAGAATTTGATTTTGATCCGAAAGAATTTACAGAGCTGGCTACACCGTTGAGATTGTTGAAAAGCAAATTTTTATCTCCTTTGATAGGACAAAAGGGATACATATTTGTGGGAGATTTAGCAGAATTGGAAGAAGCATTGGTACACTACACAGTTAAACAATTATTGAAGAGTGGCTTTAAACTTGTTTCTGTACCTGACATTATTCCTACTAATATTATAGAAAGATGTGGATTAATATCAGATAACGGACGAACTCTTGTATATAACTTAAGTCCATCCTATGGAGATAATTATAGTTTGTCTGGAACAGCTGAAATGTCGTTAGCTTATAAAGCTATGAATACTACATTTTCTACTGAAGAATTACCTTTAAAATTAGCTGCTGTAAGCAGATGTTTTCGTGCAGAAACTTCTCATCTGTTAGAAGAAAAAGGAATATACAG GGTTCATCAATTTACAAAAGTTGAAATGTTCGTTTGCTCCACGCAAGAGAAGTCTATGGACTTGTTCCAGGAACTTCAAAACCTTCAAGAAAacttattttcttctttaaatttacattttcaaataattgaTATGCCGCCACATGATTTAGGGGCTCCTGCATACAG GAAAGTTGATATGGAAGGTTGGATGGCTGGAAGAAAATTATATGGAGAATTATCTAGTTGCAGCAATTGTACAGATTATCAATCACGACgacttaatataaaatatagaacACAAAATGGAGAATGTTTACATGTGCATACCCTAAATGGAactgcttgtgcaataccgcgTATGTTAATTGCACTTTGTGAAACATATCAAACAAAACATTCTCGTATTACGATTCCTGAAGTTTTACTACCTTACATGAAAGAGAAAACGTTAATTAGAAAACAACCCATTCCAGATACGAAAACGTACAAATATAAACATAAAGTTTAA
- the Coprox gene encoding oxygen-dependent coproporphyrinogen-III oxidase: MGIRMISRKWSSLRYFLSNRSELPNKTRNLKYFGVSVFTAVMVYNTSGRTVFTAQSKVDTTNFMAEPITDIEELRKNNSMRKKMELLVMKTQADFCKALESLEDPDYRFKTDRWTRKEGGGGITCVLQDGTIFEKAGVNVSVVTGTLPPSAIQQMRARGKKMEEGPVPFFAAGVSAVIHPRSPMIPTIHFNYRYFEVENSDGTVQWWFGGGTDLTPYYLDENDVKHFHRTLKAACDKHNSSYYTKFKKWCDDYFFITHRGERRGVGGIFFDDLDEPSQNEAFQFVKSCAEAVIPSYIPLVDQHKEDAYGYAERQWQLLRRGRYVEFNLIYDRGTKFGLYTPGARYESILMSLPLSANWKYMHEPEPDSKEAILMEVLKNPKNWLNL; the protein is encoded by the coding sequence ATGGGTATCCGTATGATATCAAGGAAATGGTCTTCCCTGCGTTATTTTCTTTCTAATCGTAGCGAGCTTCCGAATAAGActagaaatttaaaatatttcggaGTTAGTGTTTTCACAGCCGTTATGGTTTATAATACGTCTGGACGAACTGTTTTCACAGCGCAAAGCAAAGTAGATACTACAAACTTTATGGCAGAGCCTATCACTGATATCGAAGagttaagaaaaaataatagtATGAGAAAAAAAATGGAATTATTGGTAATGAAAACTCAAGCAGACTTTTGCAAAGCTCTAGAGTCGTTAGAAGATCCAGATTATCGTTTTAAAACTGATAGATGGACCAGAAAGGAAGGTGGGGGTGGAATTACATGCGTTTTACAAGATGGAACCATCTTTGAAAAAGCTGGCGTAAACGTGTCTGTTGTTACTGGCACGTTACCACCGAGTGCTATACAACAAATGAGAGCACGAGGAAAGAAAATGGAAGAAGGTCCTGTACCATTCTTTGCAGCTGGTGTAAGCGCTGTAATACATCCCCGTAGTCCCATGATCCccacaatacattttaattatcgtTACTTTGAAGTTGAAAACTCAGATGGTACAGTTCAGTGGTGGTTTGGAGGTGGTACCGATTTAACACCCTATTATTTAGACGAGAATGatgtaaaacattttcatcGTACTCTAAAAGCTGCGTGTGATAAGCATAACTCATCGTATTACACCAAATTTAAAAAGTGGTGCGATGATTATTTCTTCATTACACATAGGGGAGAGCGCAGAGGTGTGGGCGGTATCTTTTTCGATGATCTCGACGAACCAAGTCAAAACGAAGCATTTCAGTTTGTAAAGTCCTGCGCAGAAGCTGTAATTCCTTCCTACATTCCATTAGTAGATCAGCACAAAGAAGACGCATATGGATATGCCGAGAGACAATGGCAATTATTGCGTAGAGGAAGATATGTtgagtttaatttaatataCGACCGTGGTACAAAGTTTGGTCTATATACTCCTGGCGCACGATACGAGAGTATATTAATGTCTCTACCTTTGTCTGCTAACTGGAAATACATGCACGAACCAGAACCTGATTCGAAAGAAGCAATACTTATGGAAGTACTGAAGAATCCTAAGAATTGGTTGAATTTGTGA